TGAAAGAGGACATTTTAACATTGCTGAAAGCGGACATTATCATTTTGCTGTAACACGAACTTATGATTTGAAAACCTCGGGCAGCCATGATAATATTTATACCTGTATCCTAGGTAATAGGTATAGTAAGTATTTCGACTTAAGGAGGTATGGTGGAGAACAAGAAGGAAAAGACCAAGGTAAATTTCAAGAAGGCTCAGAGTCTGCTGGCTACCATCATCAAGATGGTCGAGGAGGATAGGTACTGTATCGACATCATGCAGCAGAACCTGGCCGCGATCGGGCTCTTGAAATCGGCTCACCAGATGCTGATGGAGAATCACCTGAACACCTGTTTCAAGCGGGCGATGGCAACGAGCGACGAGGAGCGCAGGAACGAGATGGTCCAAGAGATCCTAAAGGTTACTAAGCTCTTCAACAAATAAAGGAATTTTAAAGAGGGGTCAAAATGAAGAAGATATTAAATATCGAAGGAATGCACTGCGCCTCCTGCGCCGCTAATATCGAAAGGACCTTAAGTAAAGAGGAGGGGATCGCGGCGGCCACCGTCAACTTTGCATCCGAAAAGCTCTTTGTCGAGTTTGACGAGAAGGTGACCGACCTTAAGCGGATCGATAAGATCTTAGAGGACCTCGGTTTCAAGGGGACTTTGGAGGAGAACAAGGAGGCCGGTCCCAAAGATATGAAAGATGGCGGCAAGGCCGCCCGCTTGAAGAGACGCTTTCTCCTTTCTCTTCTCTTCAGCCTACCCATCATTTATTTCGTCATGGGACCGATGCTTGGCCTAGCCGTGCCCAGGCTCACCAACCAGACATCTGTTATCATGCAATTCGTTTTAACGACGGCCGTTATCCTAGCCTCCTTCTCCACTTGGGTAAACGGCCTTAAGAACCTGATCAAGCTCAGACCCAATATGGATTCCTTGGTCTTTCTGGGAACCTCAGTCGCCTACTTCTATAGTTTGGCCGTCTCCATAACGACCTTTGGAGGCCACGGCGAGCTGCTCCATCTCTACTATGAGAGCGCCGCCTTCATCTTGGTCTTCATCTCGCTCGGCAAATATTTGGAGGCCCGGGCCAAGGGGCGGACGAGTGAGGCGATAAAGAAACTCATCGGCCTGCAACCTAAGGAGGCGATGGTGATAAGGGATGGGGTTGAGATCAAAATCCCCATCGCCGAAGTGTTAGTAGGAGATGTCATCCTGGTCAAACCGGGAGAGAAGATACCGGTCGACGGCGTTGTCATAAGTGGCTACTCTGGCGTGGATGAGAAGGCGATAACCGGCGAATCTATCCCCGTCGAGAAGAGGGAGGGAGACGCCGTCATCGGAGCGACCATCAACAAGACGGGCAGTTTTGAGTTTCGAGCTACCAAAGTCGGCAAAGATACCATGCTGGCCCAGATAATCAAGGTTGTCGAGGAAGCGATGGGCTCAAAAGCCCCCATCCAGCTTTTAGCGGATAAGGTCGCCTATTACTTCGTTCCGACCGTAATGAGCATAGCCATCGTATCATTTATCGTCTGGCTCATCATCGGCCAGCCCCTTGCTATGGCCTTGACCGTGCTCGTTTCGGTCCTGATAATCGCCTGCCCCTGCGCCCTCGGGCTTGCCACCCCGACGGCCGTCATGATGGGAACCGGCCTTGCCGCCAAGCGGGGCATCCTGATAAAGAGCGGGGGAGCCCTGGAGGTGGCCAAGGACTTAGATATCATCGTCTTTGACAAGACCGGAACGTTGACGGTGGGCGAGCCGAGCTTGACCGACATGATCCCCGTCAAAGAGGGCTTCGGCGAGGAGGAGTTATTAAGGATTGCCGCTTCGGTTGAGAAAAGCTCCGAGCACCCCTTGGCCCAAGCCATAGTAAGCGCGGCCAATGAGAGGGACCTTGTTCTGCGTGATGTTGAAAAATTTG
Above is a window of Actinomycetota bacterium DNA encoding:
- a CDS encoding metal-sensing transcriptional repressor, which translates into the protein MENKKEKTKVNFKKAQSLLATIIKMVEEDRYCIDIMQQNLAAIGLLKSAHQMLMENHLNTCFKRAMATSDEERRNEMVQEILKVTKLFNK
- a CDS encoding heavy metal translocating P-type ATPase, whose protein sequence is MKKILNIEGMHCASCAANIERTLSKEEGIAAATVNFASEKLFVEFDEKVTDLKRIDKILEDLGFKGTLEENKEAGPKDMKDGGKAARLKRRFLLSLLFSLPIIYFVMGPMLGLAVPRLTNQTSVIMQFVLTTAVILASFSTWVNGLKNLIKLRPNMDSLVFLGTSVAYFYSLAVSITTFGGHGELLHLYYESAAFILVFISLGKYLEARAKGRTSEAIKKLIGLQPKEAMVIRDGVEIKIPIAEVLVGDVILVKPGEKIPVDGVVISGYSGVDEKAITGESIPVEKREGDAVIGATINKTGSFEFRATKVGKDTMLAQIIKVVEEAMGSKAPIQLLADKVAYYFVPTVMSIAIVSFIVWLIIGQPLAMALTVLVSVLIIACPCALGLATPTAVMMGTGLAAKRGILIKSGGALEVAKDLDIIVFDKTGTLTVGEPSLTDMIPVKEGFGEEELLRIAASVEKSSEHPLAQAIVSAANERDLVLRDVEKFEALVGFGIKAKLDEKTVLLGTRRLMTENGFDFNVAEPKMAMLESQGKTAMLLAMRDAGVIGIIAVADRLKDSSKQAVTALKKMGKEVYMITGDNRRVGEAIAKEAAIDRVLAEVLPQDKSSEIKKLQAGGKVVAMIGDGINDAPALAQADLGIAIGSGTDVAVETGDIVLIKDDLRDVVTAIDLSRYTLRKIRQNLFWAFIYNVIGIPIAAGVLYPLTGWLLNPAIAAAAMAFSSVSVVSNALLMRGYRPKPTQRGAKAPPPRLRPFQRSRRGSRPPRR